A window of Brevibacterium ihuae contains these coding sequences:
- a CDS encoding energy-coupling factor transporter transmembrane component T family protein — protein MRRRQQFLGRYLPGDGWLHRTPAGAKFAGLAVLSLVVLLVRSPGVSLTALGLVVLLGASARIQLRELVSPVRRVWLIIAFIVVFHLVFSDPWSALRVVSTILACILAAGLLMLTTPVTGLLAVFSALARRLRLVGIDPDRVALTAALMVRSLPYLADLTAVTGDSARARGLERNLRARTVPVILGAVKYATDTGRALDARGLGDPDALRP, from the coding sequence GTGAGGCGCCGGCAGCAGTTCCTCGGCCGCTATCTGCCCGGTGACGGGTGGCTGCACCGCACCCCGGCCGGAGCGAAGTTCGCCGGTCTCGCCGTGCTCAGCCTCGTCGTGCTCCTCGTGCGCAGCCCGGGGGTGAGCCTCACCGCGCTCGGACTCGTGGTGCTGCTCGGAGCGAGTGCACGGATCCAGCTGCGCGAGCTCGTGTCGCCGGTGCGACGGGTCTGGCTCATCATCGCGTTCATCGTCGTGTTCCATCTCGTGTTCTCCGACCCGTGGTCGGCGCTCAGGGTGGTGTCGACGATCCTCGCCTGCATCCTCGCCGCGGGCCTCCTCATGCTCACCACCCCGGTGACAGGACTGCTCGCGGTGTTCTCCGCGCTCGCCCGGCGGCTCCGGCTGGTCGGCATCGATCCCGACCGGGTCGCGCTCACCGCCGCGCTCATGGTCCGCAGCCTGCCCTACCTCGCGGACCTCACCGCGGTGACCGGGGACTCAGCCCGCGCCCGCGGGCTCGAGCGGAACCTCCGCGCCCGGACGGTGCCGGTCATCCTCGGCGCGGTGAAGTACGCCACCGACACCGGCCGCGCCCTCGACGCCCGCGGCCTCGGCGACCCGGACGCGCTGCGGCCCTGA
- a CDS encoding glycosyltransferase family 4 protein, translated as MRVAIAAESFLPQMNGVTHSLLRVLDHLAERGDEVLVISPGSRHDRPHEVAGARVVRVPSFAMPKYRKVRVAPGGVARIRRLLEDFDPDVVHLASPFVLGWRAALACQDLGLPSVAVYQTEVPAYAARYGMRGIEAMLWSHVRNIHQHSSLTLAPSTYTVAQLEAQGVADVRLWARGVDSTRFDPTRRSEEWRRRIAPHGERIVGFVGRLAAEKQVEDLRALAGLPGIRLVIVGEGPQRRRLEQLLPAAHFTGFLGGDALAQAVAGFDVMVSPGELETFCQTIQEAMASAVPVIAPARGGPLDLVDSSRTGWLYRPGDLAAMRDHVRDLTGDESKRLAFGATARATVLGRTWKSVCSQLVGHYAHAIENPAPQVIGRSYSGAPRWAQERVG; from the coding sequence GTGAGAGTCGCAATCGCAGCCGAATCGTTCCTGCCGCAGATGAACGGCGTCACCCACAGCCTCCTGCGGGTCCTCGACCACCTCGCCGAGCGCGGGGACGAGGTCCTCGTCATCTCCCCCGGGTCCCGCCACGACCGCCCGCACGAGGTCGCCGGAGCCCGGGTGGTACGCGTGCCGTCCTTCGCGATGCCGAAGTACCGCAAGGTCCGGGTGGCCCCGGGCGGGGTCGCGCGGATCCGCAGGCTCCTCGAGGACTTCGATCCCGACGTCGTCCACCTCGCCTCGCCCTTCGTCCTCGGCTGGCGCGCCGCGCTCGCCTGCCAGGACCTCGGGCTGCCGTCGGTCGCGGTGTACCAGACCGAGGTGCCGGCGTACGCCGCGCGCTACGGCATGCGCGGGATCGAGGCGATGCTGTGGAGCCACGTCCGCAACATCCACCAACACTCGTCCCTCACCCTGGCACCGTCGACCTACACCGTAGCGCAGCTCGAGGCCCAGGGAGTCGCCGACGTCCGCCTGTGGGCGCGCGGCGTGGACTCCACCCGTTTCGATCCGACCCGCCGCTCGGAGGAGTGGCGCAGGCGGATCGCACCGCACGGCGAGAGGATCGTCGGCTTCGTCGGCCGGCTCGCGGCGGAGAAGCAGGTCGAGGACCTCCGGGCGCTCGCCGGTCTGCCCGGCATCCGTCTCGTGATCGTCGGCGAGGGTCCGCAGCGCCGCCGCCTCGAGCAGCTCCTGCCCGCGGCGCACTTCACCGGCTTCCTCGGCGGGGACGCGCTCGCCCAGGCCGTCGCCGGCTTCGACGTCATGGTCTCCCCCGGTGAGCTCGAGACCTTCTGCCAGACGATCCAGGAGGCAATGGCCTCGGCCGTGCCCGTCATCGCGCCGGCCCGCGGCGGTCCGCTCGACCTCGTCGACTCCTCGCGCACCGGCTGGCTCTACCGTCCCGGCGACCTCGCCGCGATGCGCGACCACGTGCGCGACCTCACCGGCGACGAGTCGAAGCGGCTCGCGTTCGGCGCCACGGCACGGGCGACCGTCCTCGGCCGGACGTGGAAGAGCGTGTGCTCCCAGCTCGTCGGTCACTACGCGCACGCGATCGAGAACCCGGCACCGCAGGTCATCGGCCGCTCGTACTCCGGCGCGCCCCGCTGGGCCCAGGAGCGCGTGGGCTGA
- the truA gene encoding tRNA pseudouridine(38-40) synthase TruA produces MTRFRVELGYRGTGFHGWATQPGLRTVQGSLEAALATVCGEPVRTVVAGRTDAGVHARRQTVHLDLTDPALVRLRGRSDRPTGVALASRLRGALRHLDCPDIVVHTAAEVPADFDARFAATWRAYTYRLADDRSFHDPLALDTTVAHRGTLDEAAMARAAAELLGLHDFLPFCRPRPDATTVRTLLALDLARDSDGVIVIGLRADAFCHHMVRALVGGLVKVGSGSWPETRPAELLARADAGQTDLGPMFVMPPHGLVLEEVGYPPAEEWAARTERTRARRT; encoded by the coding sequence GTGACCCGGTTCCGGGTCGAGCTCGGGTACCGCGGCACCGGATTCCACGGCTGGGCGACCCAGCCGGGCCTGCGCACGGTGCAGGGCAGCCTCGAGGCTGCGCTCGCCACCGTCTGCGGGGAGCCCGTCCGCACCGTCGTCGCCGGGCGCACCGATGCCGGGGTCCACGCCCGCCGCCAGACCGTCCACCTCGACCTCACGGACCCCGCGCTCGTGCGCCTCCGGGGCCGCTCCGACCGGCCCACCGGGGTCGCGCTCGCCAGCCGGCTGCGCGGCGCGCTGCGACACCTCGACTGCCCCGACATCGTCGTCCACACCGCGGCCGAGGTGCCCGCCGACTTCGATGCCCGGTTCGCCGCGACCTGGCGCGCCTACACCTACCGGCTGGCCGACGACCGCTCCTTCCACGACCCGCTCGCACTCGACACCACCGTCGCCCATCGCGGCACCCTCGACGAGGCCGCGATGGCCCGGGCGGCCGCGGAGCTGCTCGGCCTCCACGACTTCCTCCCGTTCTGCCGGCCGCGCCCGGACGCGACGACGGTGCGCACGCTCCTCGCCCTCGACCTGGCGCGCGACTCGGACGGGGTGATCGTCATCGGCCTGCGCGCCGACGCGTTCTGCCACCACATGGTGCGCGCGCTCGTCGGAGGGCTCGTCAAGGTCGGCTCCGGGTCCTGGCCGGAGACCCGGCCGGCGGAGCTCCTCGCGCGTGCCGATGCCGGGCAGACCGACCTCGGCCCGATGTTCGTCATGCCCCCGCACGGCCTCGTCCTCGAGGAGGTCGGCTACCCGCCGGCCGAGGAATGGGCCGCCCGGACCGAACGCACCCGCGCGCGTCGCACCTGA
- a CDS encoding bifunctional metallophosphatase/5'-nucleotidase: protein MTRRITARLAVGTAAAAGLVLPLGAVPVLAEAPAGTQIQLLGITDFHGRLDSTGANVASVVERERAAHADIGTALLSTGDNIGASTYESSSQQDTPTLEFLNAIGLDATATGNHEYDRGIDDLTGRVSDTADFPHLAANVYTEGTQDVAPGLESHTMLDVEGVRVAVIGVVTEDTESLVSPDGIAGLDFGDPTAAVDRVAGELEELPEAERPDLTVVQAHLGPSDTSSLDAAVASNSEFGTLATEGHESVDAMFFGHSHTDFAFEAPVPGTERTRPLLQSGYYGEAVGQLVLTSTGDGTWTVDTQEILPTEDVTHDSPVVDEAQRIIDEAVAKSEEIGSEVAGTITEDITRAFTDEGREDRGAESTLGNLVADALAQGTGYSQLAPADFGITNPGGLRTDLKCDDQFGSEERCEVTVGELNQVLPFANDHGVVTLTGSDVIGLFEEQWQPEGASRPFLHLGISDELDVVYDSEAARGERVLSVLVDGEEIDPNAEYRVATLSFLAAGGDNFTSFANGTFEQSGLTDFELWERYFNENSPIGPDTDERQADAALDIVHNGTAEVGISYSDDDSGEYVIESTNTEAVEGPFLITLSLPEGVTADFGERAGEQPNTALVTELPAGAEIPFSLSGGEPGEHTFTARITADPGSEWWDDNPMPLVHSAEAAYRVTEDDAPGDDDNGGDDGNDDGGNDDGSESPQPSDPAPGPGGDDDRGDGGNGGDDSRGGQDDDGRDDRAGGPLPRTGSEIAGALAAALVLLIAGAAAVVAVRRRTAQ, encoded by the coding sequence ATGACCAGACGCATCACCGCTCGGCTCGCGGTCGGCACCGCCGCGGCCGCCGGCCTCGTCCTGCCGCTCGGAGCAGTCCCCGTGCTCGCAGAGGCACCCGCCGGCACGCAGATCCAGCTCCTCGGCATCACCGATTTCCACGGCCGCCTCGACAGCACCGGCGCGAACGTCGCCTCGGTCGTCGAGCGCGAGCGGGCCGCCCACGCGGACATCGGGACCGCGCTGCTGTCGACCGGCGACAACATCGGCGCCTCGACCTACGAGTCGTCCTCCCAGCAGGACACCCCGACGCTCGAGTTCCTCAACGCGATCGGCCTCGACGCGACCGCGACCGGCAACCACGAGTACGACCGCGGGATCGACGACCTCACCGGCCGCGTGAGCGACACCGCGGACTTCCCGCACCTCGCTGCGAACGTCTACACCGAGGGCACGCAGGACGTGGCCCCGGGCCTCGAGTCCCACACGATGCTCGACGTCGAGGGCGTGCGCGTGGCGGTCATCGGCGTCGTCACCGAGGACACCGAGTCCCTCGTCAGCCCCGACGGGATCGCCGGACTCGACTTCGGCGACCCGACCGCCGCCGTCGACCGCGTGGCCGGCGAGCTCGAGGAGCTGCCGGAGGCCGAGCGCCCCGACCTCACCGTCGTGCAGGCGCACCTCGGCCCGAGCGACACCTCGTCCCTCGATGCGGCCGTCGCCTCGAACTCCGAGTTCGGCACGCTCGCCACCGAGGGCCACGAGTCGGTCGACGCGATGTTCTTCGGCCACTCCCACACCGATTTCGCGTTCGAGGCGCCCGTGCCCGGCACCGAGCGCACCCGCCCGCTGCTCCAGTCCGGCTACTACGGCGAGGCGGTCGGACAGCTCGTCCTCACCTCGACCGGGGACGGCACCTGGACCGTCGACACGCAGGAGATCCTGCCCACCGAGGACGTCACCCACGACTCCCCGGTCGTCGATGAGGCCCAGCGGATCATCGACGAGGCCGTCGCGAAGTCGGAGGAGATCGGCTCCGAAGTCGCCGGCACCATCACCGAGGACATCACCCGCGCCTTCACCGACGAGGGCCGTGAGGACCGCGGTGCGGAGTCGACGCTCGGCAACCTCGTCGCCGACGCACTCGCCCAGGGCACCGGGTACTCGCAGCTCGCCCCGGCCGACTTCGGCATCACCAACCCCGGCGGCCTGCGGACCGACCTCAAATGCGACGACCAGTTCGGCAGCGAGGAGCGCTGCGAGGTCACCGTCGGCGAGCTCAACCAAGTGCTGCCCTTCGCCAACGACCACGGCGTCGTGACGCTCACGGGCTCGGACGTCATCGGCCTGTTCGAGGAGCAGTGGCAGCCCGAGGGCGCCTCGCGTCCGTTCCTCCACCTCGGCATCTCCGATGAGCTCGACGTGGTCTACGACTCCGAGGCGGCCCGCGGCGAGCGCGTGCTCTCGGTGCTGGTCGACGGCGAGGAGATCGATCCGAACGCGGAGTACCGCGTCGCGACGCTGAGCTTCCTCGCCGCCGGCGGCGACAACTTCACCTCGTTCGCCAACGGCACCTTCGAGCAGTCGGGACTCACCGACTTCGAGCTGTGGGAGCGCTACTTCAACGAGAACTCACCGATCGGCCCGGACACCGACGAGCGTCAGGCCGACGCCGCGCTCGACATCGTGCACAACGGCACCGCGGAGGTCGGCATCAGCTACTCCGATGACGACTCCGGTGAGTACGTCATCGAGTCGACGAACACCGAGGCTGTCGAAGGGCCGTTCCTCATCACCCTGTCCCTGCCCGAGGGCGTGACCGCCGACTTCGGCGAGCGCGCCGGCGAGCAGCCGAACACCGCGCTCGTCACCGAGCTCCCGGCGGGCGCGGAGATCCCGTTCTCGCTGAGCGGGGGAGAGCCGGGCGAGCACACCTTCACCGCACGGATCACCGCCGACCCGGGGTCGGAGTGGTGGGACGACAACCCGATGCCGCTCGTCCACTCCGCCGAGGCCGCCTACCGGGTGACCGAGGACGACGCCCCCGGTGACGACGACAACGGCGGCGACGACGGGAACGATGACGGCGGGAACGACGACGGGAGCGAGAGCCCGCAGCCGAGCGACCCGGCTCCCGGCCCCGGCGGCGACGACGACCGCGGTGACGGCGGCAACGGCGGCGACGACAGCCGCGGCGGTCAGGACGACGACGGTCGCGACGACCGCGCGGGCGGACCGCTCCCGCGCACCGGCTCCGAGATCGCCGGCGCGCTCGCCGCAGCGCTCGTGCTCCTCATCGCCGGCGCCGCCGCGGTCGTGGCCGTGCGGAGGAGGACCGCGCAGTGA